From the Anopheles merus strain MAF chromosome 2L, AmerM5.1, whole genome shotgun sequence genome, the window AGGTTTGCCAGAACAGCCGCGAGACACAAGAACTGGCGTCGGCCACGCGCTGAGGCACAGGGAAGATGAGCACGcggatgtgtgagtgtgtgtgtgtgtggttgcatTACATTGACCTATATATTCCCCGTGCGGCGCTCCAGCTGTACCGTTTGCTTCCCATTGCCCGATTCAAGGACCATCGGGGTTCTTTTTTGTGCGCAAATCGGCCCACGTGTGGTTGGGAAAACCGAGCAGCTGAGATATCCTCCCGCCTGGTGCGATGTTGCTGCGGCTCTTTCTTCCCCATTTCACTCACTATGTAGCATTTTCTCTTGTGtccctgtgcgtgtgtgtgtgggttggcTCTTATGGCAATAAATAACTCCCCGTTCCGGATCATTACAGTGTTGCTGGGAGAtggttattttttgtattttcttctttgcaTAGTAGTAGGCTCTGGGGCTAGCAGGGAAAAGTTGCGCAAGCATTTTCTCCTTCCCCACGTCGCCCACGTTTTGACAAGACACACCGAGCCAAGCAAGCTGTGTGTCACACATTGCTGAGTGATTTTTTGAAGCGGTTGCCAaccatgctgctgcttccaGTTCTGTTTTCTTCGAGCAGCAAACCCATTCAAGAAGCAATTGGCTGGCCCTGCCGCCCCCACAGAGCAGCAAGCCCGGCGAACGTGATAAACAGTTGGTGCATTTTTAATGCCTTTCGCTTACCATTTTCACTTGCGCGTTCTAGCGCGGTCCGCTGAAAAGGGTAGCCAAGCATCCTGGTAGAACTTGCTAAGTGTCCGTGTGTGGCTGCTGTGCATCAAGAGAAATCATTGGATTTATCATCGTGTGTACCTACCGCGCATTGGGTAGAAGAGACGTATCAGAAAACGAATGGTGGTTCCTTCGCAAATTTCGAGCCGGAGCTCTAACGACTTGTACAGGCAGTGTgtagttttattatttcatgttGGTTTAGCTAGGGTCATATATGGCGCTACGACACACtccaccgtgtgtgtgcgcatgaAGGATGATAGATGAAGGGGAGAGGTAGCAGGCCGTTAGACAAACACATCAAGATTGGAGCACGGCAAAGCGCACCATTAAATCGTGTCCCAAAAGAGCTGCTACTAGCGGGATTGTTTTACAAgcacaaaggaaaaaaacgaatgGTTTATTGACACAGAGAGagacgtacacacacacacgagcataTGAGCTGGCAAAACGACAATTTTAACGGGTTTTTGGTTGGGTCGCGCTCGCGCGAGACCATGCGGGAGATTGTGGTGAAGTTCAAGTTCAAAGATCGATCCCAGTCCGGTCTCACGTGTCGTGACGAAGAATAATTATTGGGCAGTGCGAGAAGGAGGGAGGTTAAATTATACCTTCCTGGGTGGTTGGGTGAGATGAAGCGGTTTTATGCACCAAAAGAGGGGTGcgataaaatgaaataaaaaactcGCTAATAAACGCCAGCCTTGCGTGTTGACATTTTATTCGAATATGTCTGCTCGAAAACGCAGTGATGGAAAGGGAAATTAGATCAATCGGTCAACTTGAAACCAGTATATCCTCTTGAAGCGGGAGCGTTGttataaatgatttaaaattcatttaaaatgtaaatcatGCAGAGTCGTCATTTGGAGCAAACGGAACGAGCAAAAAAAGCTACAAAGCGACGAGCAATGCTAATGCCTCAACGACATTTTCGTAACGGCGCTGAAAAATGATTCGTTATAATTCTTTTCTCCCCGTGTGTTAATGTGTCTTTTTTGtccttcttctctctctctctccctacaGTGGCGCAGCCTGGATATGTCCGGCGTGGAACGGCGCCGGCTGTGCTGCGccgtgctgttccactgtgCCGCCGGTCTGTGTGTCATCTGGTCGCTCTGCGTGCTGATCGAGCGGGCGGCGGAAGAGGTACGGCGCGGACAGATCGGGTGGCCGTTCTGGACGAAGCTGATCGTGGTGACGGTGGGGCTAACCGGTGGCGTCGTCTTCATGTACATCCAGTGCAAGCAGTACTTGAATCTGTGCAATCGTTGGCGTGCAAGAAATCGGTAAAATCTCCACCACATTCAATAGGACAAATAGGACTTacatatgtttttttctattcattTGCAGCATTTTGCTCATACAGAATGTGCCGGAAAAGATCCACCCGCCCCAGTCGCCCCAGATGCCCCAGTTTCGGCGCGTCCAGACGGCAGCAACCTCGGGCCAACCGCTCGGCGGCGGCACGATGGGCATCAATGCGGTGAACAATGCGGTGACGGCGTCggtggcagcggcagcagcggctgcGGCCGCCGCCCGCCAATCGTCGTACGATCATCCGCTCGGTGCGGCCACGGTCAGCGTCAGCCTGGGGGGCGGTGGACCGTcaaccggcggcggcggcggaggcAATCACTGCGAGCTGCAGCTGAACCAGCAGGGCCAGATAATTGCGGCCAACATCGAGAGCAACTCGATCGGGGGGTACGATCGCGACTGGACGCTGGACGACATCAGCCAGGTGTCGTTCAAGCCGTGCCTGCAGGGCAGCGGCAGCCTGACGCCGATGCCATTCCACGACTCGGTGCACAACATCTGCGAAACGACGACGGGCAGCGGAAGTGGCATCATGGTGATGAGTGCTACCTCGACGAcggctggcggtggtggtggtggcactgCCACATCCTcctccaccatcaccacgAACGGTAACGGCAGCACGCACCGTTATTCCACCGTGTCCAGCTCGTCGAATCCGGGTGGGGCGGAACAGAGCACGAACAGCGTCGGAAAATCGATCACCGGCGGTGGTGGTCCCGAGCTAAGCCTGCTGACAAAGCTCAACAATGGAGCGGCCGAGCGGAGTAGAAGCAACTCCCCGAACGTAGTGCCCCGTCCCGAGGCCGGCCCGGCGCCCGGTGCGATGGGCCGGTACGTGAATTCGGCCATATTCCTCGAAAACCGTGATATTTTAAACGATCCCGCGCTGGGACCGACGGGTCATGACGAGCCGCCGGCGAGCAAGCTATACCACCGACACTCGACCGTACTGAGTGGAGGTggggtagcagcagcagcagcaccaccaccagtcgGCATGGCTGCTGGCTTTGGCCGGGAGGAGGCGCTGGCCACCCAATCGGTAGCTACCGAACCGAGCAAATCGTACCGCCGCTACTCGGACACAAAGTTGCTGCAGAAGCAATCGCTCAGCTTCCCGCAGGAACCGCTCGCGCTGTGCGAGATCGGCACGCACACCAAAGACCAGCTGCTGCTCAATCCCAAAAGCATCATCTACGACATGACGAGCCTGCTCGGTCCGGCGGTCGACCTCAAGGACCCGCACCCGATCAATGCGGGCGGTTCGTCGTCCGATCGGGCGCTACTGACCGGCGATGGGGCGgcaggcagcagcaacggtcgccatcaccacaaccaccatcaccacagccaccatcaccatcatccgcatcatcaccatcggcACCATCACGGGGcgtaccatcatcatccgctTGCGGGGCCGGTCGATGgcggccggccggccggcgCCGACGATTCCATCCAGCAGAATGCGCTCCAGACGACCGACATCCAGTTCGAAAGCGGCGCCCCGCTGGACGACGATGCGCTCGAGATGAACATACAGGAAATACTCGAGTACGAtcagcttcagcagcagcagcaacattatTACGCACCGGACAAACACTCTCCTCGTGCGCTGGTGGAGCAGCGATTATCGCTCGAGAACATCCTGCAGTCGTCGTACCACGACGATCCGGGCGCGGTACCGGTCCGCCCGTACTACGACCACCACGGCCATTCGATGCTGTCGCTTAGTCTCGCCAGCAAAACGCCACCTCCTCATCCTCCTTCCACGCTCCTCAGCGGTGCGGCGGGCGTCGGTAGCCACGTGGTGGCGCCGCCGCAGATCGTACCGCCGACACTGTCCACCGACTATCCGTACCCGCGCTCGACGATGGCCGGTACCGTCGTCGTGGCGGAAAGTCcctatcagcagcagcagcagcagcagcagcaacagatgcATCCGCAGCTGCAACAGCAACGCTCACACTGCTGTGGTGAAACGGTGGACGCGTCACGTTTCGCCAGCGACAGCAACAAGCTGAAGCTGTTCAAATCGTTGCCCAATTTGAGCGCGAGCAGTGAGAATCTGCTACCGTAGGGGCAAAACCGTTGCGCGGAGAGCAAATCAATTACTTCAAGCATGAGGCTGACCACCAACCAACAGGACGCTGcggtgtagtagtagtagtagtagtagctgtGGGTTTAGTGTGTAGGGAAAATGAAGACAAGGGGGTAAGGGAAGAAACGTAAAATATTTGTGATTGTTCGCTAGAGGTAAACCAAGCGCTGTAGATGATATTTTAGCAGGGTTTTAAGCATTAGTAAGTGATCgggatgtgtgtgagtgtgtatgagTGAAAGGATGTGCGGATTTATAGACTTGAAAAAAACGAACCTTTAGGAAGGAAACAGGAAGTAGCGAACGGATGCAGAAGGAGCGTTTGTGAGCGAatagtgtgtatgtatgtgtgggtgcgtgcgtgtgaaCTCTAGTGATAGGAAAAACCGGCGCCAATTTCTCAACTTTCCCTGTTCTTCTTGTAAcccctctctgtctctctctctatctatagTAGTCACGTTTTAACCGACCGAATTTTGCAAAGGCCAATCTTAActagcagcaaacaaacaacgcgCACTCCCTTCGACATATTTTAAACTTTCCCTCCGTTTGGGGATGTTGGGACTGATGGGACTGATAGGTATGGCCATCGGGAATGCTGGCAGGCACTGGCTGGCTGTGGCTGGCTCCCACCCTGGTTGGATGTGTGCTGTTGGATTGTATAGATAAAGTTACTACTAGCATTATTAGATGCAAAAAACCAATCAAGTCAGTCGTaaatatctctctctctctctctcttactgtgtctcaatttcaatttaaacacAACAGCGCAGCGCAGAGAGAAGATTTGTAGAGAATTCTTGTGCCACGCGGGGGTCGTCCACGCGGGAGCAGGGGAAATGAAAATTGTGAATCGAATTTTAGCGAATTAACGTGTAGAAGCAGCAGCCAGTGTGTAGTCGTACACATCACATACTCGCACTGATCGGTATGTCGTTgtatgatgcaaaaaaaag encodes:
- the LOC121591922 gene encoding lateral signaling target protein 2 homolog, coding for MSISNGKTSSDIENVDWNSSGMLTHTRYGSTSSQVSQSSGDICRICHCESDTHNPLLTPCYCSGSLKFVHQTCLQQWLTASETNSCELCKFPFIMHTKIKPFNEWRSLDMSGVERRRLCCAVLFHCAAGLCVIWSLCVLIERAAEEVRRGQIGWPFWTKLIVVTVGLTGGVVFMYIQCKQYLNLCNRWRARNRILLIQNVPEKIHPPQSPQMPQFRRVQTAATSGQPLGGGTMGINAVNNAVTASVAAAAAAAAAARQSSYDHPLGAATVSVSLGGGGPSTGGGGGGNHCELQLNQQGQIIAANIESNSIGGYDRDWTLDDISQVSFKPCLQGSGSLTPMPFHDSVHNICETTTGSGSGIMVMSATSTTAGGGGGGTATSSSTITTNGNGSTHRYSTVSSSSNPGGAEQSTNSVGKSITGGGGPELSLLTKLNNGAAERSRSNSPNVVPRPEAGPAPGAMGRYVNSAIFLENRDILNDPALGPTGHDEPPASKLYHRHSTVLSGGGVAAAAAPPPVGMAAGFGREEALATQSVATEPSKSYRRYSDTKLLQKQSLSFPQEPLALCEIGTHTKDQLLLNPKSIIYDMTSLLGPAVDLKDPHPINAGGSSSDRALLTGDGAAGSSNGRHHHNHHHHSHHHHHPHHHHRHHHGAYHHHPLAGPVDGGRPAGADDSIQQNALQTTDIQFESGAPLDDDALEMNIQEILEYDQLQQQQQHYYAPDKHSPRALVEQRLSLENILQSSYHDDPGAVPVRPYYDHHGHSMLSLSLASKTPPPHPPSTLLSGAAGVGSHVVAPPQIVPPTLSTDYPYPRSTMAGTVVVAESPYQQQQQQQQQQMHPQLQQQRSHCCGETVDASRFASDSNKLKLFKSLPNLSASSENLLP